Proteins from one Desulfonema limicola genomic window:
- a CDS encoding menaquinone biosynthetic enzyme MqnA/MqnD family protein, producing the protein MNHQFKPCLTKPVLRLGQISYMNVAPIYYGFNNGHKPGWINMICAPPSVLNKMLANGELDVSPVSSAAYARNHDKWLLLPDISISCSGPVMSVILVSRYPFEELSGKTVILTRESATAAALSRFLFASQNIKPYIKTGKVRCADDLDKDADAALVIGDAALKEEWTSKFNHVWDLGEMWKNHTGLPFVFALWAVRRDFANKYPELVLSIEDQFQKSRLLGKKNMSRILSQASEKLGISVDKCRQYYNQLLYDLSPEKIKGVESYFRGLYQENIISRPVKLSFVNPDPHAFIREHAA; encoded by the coding sequence ATGAATCATCAATTTAAACCTTGTTTAACAAAACCTGTACTCAGGCTGGGCCAGATAAGCTACATGAATGTAGCACCCATATACTATGGTTTTAACAATGGACATAAACCCGGGTGGATAAACATGATCTGCGCTCCGCCTTCGGTTCTTAATAAAATGCTGGCAAACGGGGAACTGGATGTCAGCCCTGTATCATCAGCAGCATATGCCCGAAATCATGATAAATGGCTGCTGCTTCCAGATATTTCAATCTCATGCAGCGGCCCTGTTATGAGTGTTATACTGGTCAGCAGATACCCTTTTGAAGAACTTTCAGGAAAAACCGTTATCCTGACCCGTGAATCAGCAACTGCAGCAGCCCTGTCCAGGTTCCTGTTTGCATCTCAAAATATAAAACCTTATATTAAAACAGGAAAAGTAAGATGTGCTGATGATCTTGATAAAGATGCTGATGCAGCCCTTGTTATTGGAGATGCAGCCTTAAAAGAAGAATGGACATCAAAATTTAATCATGTATGGGACCTGGGGGAAATGTGGAAGAATCATACAGGTCTGCCTTTTGTATTTGCATTGTGGGCAGTACGCAGGGATTTTGCCAATAAATATCCTGAACTTGTATTATCCATTGAAGATCAGTTTCAAAAATCAAGACTGCTTGGTAAAAAAAATATGTCCAGGATACTTAGCCAGGCATCTGAAAAGCTTGGGATTTCTGTTGATAAATGCAGGCAGTATTATAATCAGCTTCTCTATGATCTCAGCCCTGAAAAGATCAAGGGCGTAGAATCATATTTCAGGGGACTGTACCAGGAAAATATAATATCCAGACCTGTTAAACTCTCTTTTGTCAACCCTGATCCCCATGCTTTTATCAGGGAACATGCTGCATGA
- a CDS encoding Uma2 family endonuclease → MQEIALKEEYDDFPDPDISHIITEDDTPVDNIFSEKQQRLLAESLNGSWGPGRPFVAAANVGVFNKISEPAVVPDMFMSLDVQLPEDIWEKRHRSYFIWEYGKAPDVVVEVVSNKQGGESSEKLQKYAEMRVWYYIIYDPQKFIQKEALRVYELSAKGYIPKIDNHLSQVGLRVTLWKGVYEGRMDTWLRFCDNEGNLIPTGFERAESERKKAEQAQKEAESERKKADQAQKEAESERKKAENARQEAESERQKAKLTEEREKKLAEKLRSLGIDINNI, encoded by the coding sequence ATGCAGGAAATCGCACTGAAAGAAGAATATGATGATTTCCCTGACCCTGACATAAGCCACATAATTACGGAGGATGACACGCCAGTGGATAATATTTTTTCTGAAAAACAGCAGAGGCTGCTTGCAGAATCTCTGAATGGCTCCTGGGGCCCTGGCAGACCCTTTGTAGCTGCTGCCAATGTTGGTGTTTTTAATAAAATAAGCGAACCGGCTGTTGTGCCTGATATGTTCATGAGCCTGGATGTTCAACTGCCTGAAGACATATGGGAAAAAAGGCATCGCTCTTATTTTATCTGGGAATATGGAAAAGCCCCTGATGTTGTGGTTGAAGTAGTTTCAAATAAACAGGGCGGGGAAAGCAGTGAAAAGCTTCAAAAATATGCTGAAATGCGTGTATGGTATTATATAATTTACGATCCCCAGAAGTTTATCCAGAAAGAAGCTCTGCGTGTATATGAACTGTCAGCAAAAGGATATATTCCTAAAATTGATAATCATTTATCCCAGGTCGGACTCAGGGTAACATTATGGAAAGGTGTTTATGAAGGAAGAATGGATACCTGGCTCCGCTTTTGTGATAATGAAGGAAATCTTATTCCAACCGGATTTGAGCGGGCTGAATCAGAACGCAAAAAAGCAGAACAGGCCCAAAAAGAAGCTGAATCAGAGCGCAAAAAAGCAGACCAGGCCCAAAAAGAAGCTGAATCTGAACGCAAAAAAGCAGAAAATGCCCGGCAGGAGGCTGAATCTGAACGGCAGAAAGCAAAGCTGACAGAAGAACGTGAAAAAAAGCTGGCAGAAAAACTTCGTTCCCTGGGAATTGATATTAATAATATATAA